A part of Aegilops tauschii subsp. strangulata cultivar AL8/78 chromosome 2, Aet v6.0, whole genome shotgun sequence genomic DNA contains:
- the LOC109770765 gene encoding naringenin,2-oxoglutarate 3-dioxygenase, which translates to MAPVSNETFLPTAAWGEATLRPSFVRDEDERPKVAHDRFSDAVPVISLDGIDGARRAEIRDRVAAACEGWGIFQVVDHGVDADLIADMTRLSREFFALPAEDKLRYDMSGGKKGGFIVSSHLQGEAVQDWREIVTYFSYPVKARDYGRWPEKPAGWRAVVERYSERLMGLSCKLLGVLSEAMGLESEALAKACVDMDQKVVVNFYPRCPQPDLTLGLKRHTDPGTITLLLQDLVGGLQATRDGGKTWITVQPISGAFVVNLGDHGHFMSNGRFKNADHQAVVNGESSRLSVATFQNPAPDARVWPLAVREGEEPILEEPITFAEMYRRKMERDLDLAKRKKQAKDQLMQQQLQLQQQQQAVAAAPMPAPTKSLNEILA; encoded by the exons ATGGCGCCGGTGAGCAACGAGACGTTCCTCCCGACGGCGGCGTGGGGGGAGGCGACGCTGCGCCCGTCCTTCGTGCGGGACGAGGACGAGCGGCCCAAGGTGGCGCACGACCGCTTCAGCGATGCGGTGCCGGTGATCTCGCTCGATGGCATCGACGGCGCGCGCCGGGCCGAGATCCGCGACCGCGTGGCGGCGGCCTGCGAGGGCTGGGGCATCTTCCAGGTGGTCGACCACGGCGTCGACGCCGACCTCATCGCCGACATGACGCGCCTCTCTCGCGAGTTCTTCGCGCTGCCCGCCGAGGACAAGCTCCGATACGACATGTCCGGTGGCAAGAAGGGCGGCTTCATCGTTTCCAGCCACCTGCAG GGTGAGGCGGTGCAGGACTGGAGGGAGATAGTGACCTACTTCTCGTACCCGGTGAAGGCGCGGGACTACGGGCGGTGGCCGGAGAAGCCGGCGGGGTGGCGCGCCGTGGTGGAGCGATACAGCGAGCGACTCATGGGGCTGTCGTGCAAGCTGCTGGGCGTGCTGTCGGAGGCCATGGGCCTGGAGTCGGAGGCGCTGGCCAAGGCGTGCGTGGACATGGACCAGAAGGTGGTGGTCAACTTCTACCCGCGGTGCCCCCAGCCGGACCTCACCCTGGGCCTCAAGCGCCACACCGACCCCGGCACCATTACCCTCCTCCTGCAGgacctcgtcggcggcctccaggCCACCCGCGACGGCGGCAAGACCTGGATCACCGTCCAGCCCATCTCCGGCGCCTTCGTGGTCAACCTCGGCGACCACGGCCAC TTCATGAGCAACGGGAGGTTCAAGAACGCGGACCACCAGGCGGTGGTGAACGGGGAGAGCAGCCGGCTGTCGGTCGCGACGTTCCAGAACCCGGCGCCGGACGCGAGGGTGTGGCCGCTGGCggtgagggagggggaggagccCATACTGGAGGAGCCCATCACCTTCGCCGAGATGTACCGCCGCAAGATGGAGCGCGACCTCGACCTCGCCAAGCGCAAGAAGCAGGCCAAGGACCAGCTGATGCAGCAGCAGCTCCagctccagcagcagcagcaggcggTCGCCGCCGCGCCCATGCCGGCCCCCACCAAGTCTCTCAACGAAATTCTTGCCTGA